A single genomic interval of Streptomyces sp. NBC_00663 harbors:
- a CDS encoding LLM class flavin-dependent oxidoreductase, giving the protein MPVSVVRFNLVEPAATPASLRARYQAALEMAAYADEHGVTTVQTEEHHGVANNWLPSPFAFAGAVFGATRRIAVTVSAVIGPLHDPLRLAEEIAVLDLLSGGRLVTVAGIGYRPEEYALFDVEWKRRGKLQDELLETLLKAWTGEEFAYRGRTVRVTPRPFTDPHPLLLVGGASKAAARRAARLGLPFFPSAHLPELEAYYKERLVEYGTEGWTMMPAAETPLLHIAEDPEAVWAAHGEHFLHEARTYASWQSGDIRSAVRSAATSVEELRAEGVYRILTPDECVTQGLDNLVLHPLAGGMPVAEGWRSLRLFCEEVLPGLGG; this is encoded by the coding sequence ATGCCCGTCTCCGTCGTCCGTTTCAACCTCGTCGAGCCCGCCGCCACCCCCGCCTCCCTCCGCGCCCGCTACCAGGCCGCCCTGGAGATGGCCGCGTACGCCGACGAACACGGCGTCACCACCGTGCAGACGGAGGAGCACCACGGCGTCGCGAACAACTGGCTCCCCTCCCCCTTCGCCTTCGCGGGAGCCGTCTTCGGCGCCACCCGCCGCATCGCGGTCACCGTCTCCGCGGTCATCGGCCCGCTCCACGACCCGCTGCGGCTGGCCGAGGAGATCGCCGTACTGGACCTGCTGAGCGGCGGACGCCTGGTCACGGTCGCCGGGATCGGCTACCGGCCCGAGGAGTACGCCCTCTTCGACGTGGAGTGGAAGCGGCGCGGCAAACTCCAGGACGAACTGCTGGAGACGCTGCTGAAGGCGTGGACCGGCGAGGAGTTCGCGTACCGGGGCCGTACGGTACGGGTCACCCCGCGCCCGTTCACCGACCCGCACCCCCTTCTCCTGGTCGGCGGCGCCTCGAAGGCCGCCGCCCGCCGCGCCGCCCGGCTCGGGCTGCCGTTCTTCCCCAGCGCGCATCTGCCGGAGCTGGAGGCGTACTACAAGGAGCGGCTCGTCGAGTACGGGACGGAGGGCTGGACGATGATGCCGGCCGCCGAGACCCCGTTGCTGCACATCGCCGAGGACCCGGAGGCGGTGTGGGCCGCGCACGGGGAGCACTTCCTGCACGAGGCCCGGACGTACGCCTCCTGGCAGTCCGGGGACATCCGGTCGGCGGTGAGGTCGGCGGCGACGAGTGTGGAGGAGCTGCGCGCCGAGGGCGTGTACCGGATTCTGACGCCGGACGAGTGTGTGACGCAGGGCCTCGACAACCTCGTACTGCATCCGCTGGCGGGCGGGATGCCGGTCGCGGAGGGGTGGCGGAGTCTGCGGCTGTTCTGCGAGGAGGTCCTGCCGGGGCTCGGCGGCTGA